In Gammaproteobacteria bacterium, one DNA window encodes the following:
- a CDS encoding bifunctional protein-serine/threonine kinase/phosphatase, whose translation MTPSLEIINGHYSVAGIKPQNEDSCGVLVPDEPLLTTKGIAVVVADGMSASDNGKQASETCVKSFLSDYFSTPETWSVKNSGQKILAALNRWLHGQGQREYQSHKGMVTTLSVLIFKSNTAYIFHVGDTRIYRLRNNELEQLTQDHRFFVSDEKTYLSRALGIDLRVDIDYKTLSLETGDVFIQLTDGVYEFIADSMIKSILQDYQHKPEIAAREIVEEALLNKSDDNLTCQIIEVTHLPSENENEFYEKLTELPFPPPLEPGLILDGYKVLRHLFSNKRTEVYLVEDSDTGDKVVLKAPSVNYLDDPEYINQFLHEEWAGRRINNPHVLRVLEIKRRRTALYYITEYIEGCSLRQWLDDNARPSLSQVRAFIEQIARGLRSFHRLEMIHQDLKPENILIDEHDTLKIIDFGSTKIAGIEEIMLPIEVNNILGTINYTAPEYHVGNPGSNRSDIYSLGIIAYEMLTGHLPYGKEMTARNIKRVNYISIKHFNPEIPIWVDKAIEKAVLINPDNRFSLLSEFVYALNHADSSLVKKDYVPLIKRNPVRTWQMISAILLVINILLMVY comes from the coding sequence TGCGGTGGTTGTTGCTGACGGGATGAGTGCCAGTGATAATGGCAAGCAGGCATCCGAGACCTGTGTTAAGAGCTTTTTGAGTGATTACTTCAGTACGCCGGAGACCTGGTCGGTTAAGAACTCTGGTCAGAAGATCCTTGCCGCGCTCAATCGCTGGCTGCATGGACAAGGGCAACGTGAATATCAAAGTCATAAGGGGATGGTGACTACCCTGAGTGTTTTGATTTTCAAGTCCAACACGGCTTATATCTTTCATGTGGGTGATACCCGTATCTATCGTTTACGCAATAATGAGCTGGAGCAACTCACCCAGGATCATCGTTTTTTTGTAAGTGATGAAAAGACCTATCTATCGCGTGCATTGGGTATTGATCTGCGGGTTGATATTGACTACAAAACCTTGTCGCTTGAAACCGGTGATGTCTTTATTCAGTTGACAGATGGTGTGTATGAATTTATTGCCGATAGCATGATTAAGTCGATTCTGCAGGATTATCAGCATAAACCCGAGATTGCCGCCAGGGAGATTGTTGAAGAGGCATTGCTCAATAAGAGTGATGATAATCTGACCTGCCAGATTATCGAGGTAACGCATTTACCTAGCGAAAATGAAAATGAGTTTTATGAAAAGTTGACCGAGCTTCCATTTCCGCCCCCACTGGAACCCGGTTTGATACTGGATGGTTACAAAGTGTTACGCCATCTGTTTTCAAACAAACGTACTGAGGTTTATCTGGTTGAGGATAGCGATACCGGTGACAAGGTGGTGTTGAAGGCACCCTCGGTGAATTATCTGGATGATCCGGAATATATCAATCAGTTCTTGCATGAGGAATGGGCTGGAAGAAGAATTAATAACCCTCATGTGCTGCGGGTGTTGGAGATTAAACGCAGACGTACCGCGCTGTACTATATTACCGAATACATTGAAGGGTGTTCATTGCGTCAGTGGCTGGATGATAATGCGCGACCCTCTTTGAGTCAGGTGCGCGCCTTTATTGAACAGATTGCGCGTGGGCTGCGTAGCTTTCATCGCCTGGAAATGATTCACCAGGATTTGAAACCGGAAAATATACTCATTGATGAGCATGACACCTTAAAGATTATTGATTTTGGTTCCACCAAGATTGCTGGTATTGAAGAGATTATGCTGCCTATCGAAGTGAATAATATCCTGGGCACGATTAATTATACGGCGCCTGAATATCATGTGGGTAATCCAGGAAGCAATCGTTCCGATATTTATTCATTAGGAATCATTGCCTATGAGATGTTGACCGGGCATTTGCCCTACGGCAAGGAGATGACGGCGCGTAATATCAAGCGTGTGAATTATATTTCTATTAAGCATTTTAATCCGGAGATACCTATCTGGGTCGATAAGGCGATTGAAAAAGCTGTGCTTATTAATCCGGATAATCGTTTTTCTCTCTTATCTGAATTTGTTTATGCGCTAAATCATGCCGATTCATCGCTGGTGAAGAAAGATTATGTCCCTCTTATAAAGCGTAATCCGGTGCGTACCTGGCAGATGATCAGTGCTATTCTTTTGGTGATTAACATCTTGTTAATGGTTTATTGA